Genomic segment of Chitinispirillales bacterium:
GAGAAAATGACATTAAAAGCCGCAGCTCTTTGGATAATTCGTTAACTAATTTGACGGCGATTTTTGGATCTTCTTCTATCCAGGCGACTATGGTGTTTAAAGAATTAAGTAAAAAATGCGGGTGGATATTGTTTTTTAAAAGTTCCAATTCCAAACGAGTGTTTTTAATTTCGATCAACGATTTTTTTCCCATTTCTTCCCAGAAAAATCTTCCCATAGTTATCGTGATAAACGCTGAAAGCAAAGCAAATCCCAGCGAACTGATATTAATTTGTTTGAGTATTATGGAAAATACAATACAAAGCCAGAAAATTATAAGTCCGATTGTGATTGTTTTAGCGCCTTTTTCTTTCTTAAATAACGCTTCCAAAGCGATTCCTACGGACGTTATAGCCGAGAATGAAGTGAAAATTTCATTCGCACTGCCCAAAAACGCAAGCGTTGAAATCGGCGAAATATCATAAATAGCAAGCCGTGGAAGCATAACGGCTATTGTACTGACCGCAAAAAATATCGACGACTTTAATATTAAGCGCTTCGCATTAAAAAGTCGTAATAAATACGTAGGCAAAAGCCATATAAGTCCGATTTCAAAAGCGTCGTTTAGCAGTGCAATCAAATAATAATGTTCAAGGTTCGTCTGATAGTACATCACAAAAATCGGCACAAAAACATGTCCGCAGCAACAAAGTGAAAACATCGCATAAGTAACGTGCGCTCTGACATGAAGCGATTTCGCTATAAAAATAATGTTGAAAAGCGCGGTAATAAAAAAGATTCCGATAAGCGCCGCAGAATACGCAATCGTTTTGGAGATGTGAGAAATAACGTTTTCCAAAGTTCCGATTTTGGGATTCTCGGCGATAAATCCCGAAATAGCGCTGAAATTTGAGATTCGGATAGCCAAAGTATGCTCTCCGGCAGAAAAAAATTGTTGCGGAATAACGAAAATTCCGGCGCTATTTCCAATTCTTTCCCCT
This window contains:
- a CDS encoding histidine kinase, with protein sequence MHKIIAFFTVLFFCTIPNASPQYSFKKNTLTDINIWKCGYSDNSFGADFASPRYDDGEWHDKKIIGLWKADKYGAKGIRWFRTKIFITQDILDYEKAAIFIPTVISAYEIYWDGTKIGENGKIGDYKMALAKKETGERIGNSAGIFVIPQQFFSAGEHTLAIRISNFSAISGFIAENPKIGTLENVISHISKTIAYSAALIGIFFITALFNIIFIAKSLHVRAHVTYAMFSLCCCGHVFVPIFVMYYQTNLEHYYLIALLNDAFEIGLIWLLPTYLLRLFNAKRLILKSSIFFAVSTIAVMLPRLAIYDISPISTLAFLGSANEIFTSFSAITSVGIALEALFKKEKGAKTITIGLIIFWLCIVFSIILKQINISSLGFALLSAFITITMGRFFWEEMGKKSLIEIKNTRLELELLKNNIHPHFLLNSLNTIVAWIEEDPKIAVKLVNELSKELRLLMSFSQKKIISLSEEVSLCRAHLKVMNLRREKNIKLKISGDIEGITIPPLIVHTALENGLTHGFVKKDTGTFDLSVTRQAQKIIINLENNGENNHSQNRVATGTGNKYIVQRLEEIYGNNFKFVSEAKNNGWRVIFELPAERV